A genomic window from Algoriphagus sp. Y33 includes:
- the rimP gene encoding ribosome maturation factor RimP has translation MTELKQAIEEIVEKHLPDESHFIVEVKMSEKSGKKLLNILLDADEGVTIQACAKLSRAVSEELEAKDMMPEAYILEVSSPGLDFPLSSRRQFQKNINRELKISLNSGEEIQGKLLEVTETGVKVLVKKKKEKGKKATEEEVSLPFEEMKKSIVQVSFK, from the coding sequence ATGACTGAATTGAAACAAGCTATCGAAGAGATTGTAGAGAAGCATCTTCCGGATGAAAGTCATTTCATTGTAGAGGTGAAAATGTCTGAGAAATCAGGCAAAAAGCTTCTCAACATCCTTTTGGACGCTGATGAAGGGGTGACTATCCAAGCTTGCGCTAAGCTAAGCAGGGCTGTTTCGGAAGAGCTGGAGGCAAAAGATATGATGCCTGAAGCTTATATTCTGGAGGTCTCTTCCCCAGGGCTGGATTTTCCTTTGAGTAGTAGGAGACAATTTCAGAAAAATATCAACAGGGAGCTAAAGATTTCTTTGAACTCGGGTGAAGAAATTCAGGGCAAACTACTTGAAGTGACAGAAACCGGTGTGAAAGTACTGGTGAAAAAGAAAAAGGAAAAAGGCAAAAAAGCCACAGAAGAGGAGGTATCTCTTCCTTTTGAAGAGATGAAGAAATCAATTGTACAAGTATCTTTTAAATAA